In Centropristis striata isolate RG_2023a ecotype Rhode Island chromosome 1, C.striata_1.0, whole genome shotgun sequence, one DNA window encodes the following:
- the LOC131969553 gene encoding atlastin-2-like isoform X3, translated as MEEVYEKPFQTLMFLIRDWSYPYEHPYGLEGGQSFLEKRLQVKQNQHEELQNVRKHIHSCFSNIGCFLLPHPGLRVATNPHFDGRLSDIDEDFKEQLVKLVPTLLSPENLVEKEIGGEKITCRDLLQYFKAYMKIYQGEELPHPKSMLQATAEANNLAAVAGAKDSYHRSMEQVCGGDKPYISPAELERRHAELRQASVRHFRSVKKMGGEDFCRRYQEQLEAELDEAYANFSKHNDGKNIFYAARTPATLFAVMFVMYVASMVTGFVGINTVATLCNLVMGVALTALCIWAYAKYSGEFREVGGAIDQVAETLWEQRTPRKVFSKLFEVARSRVPLGSLIPAPRPRLASNNNVKKKN; from the exons ACTCTGATGTTCCTGATCAGAGACTGGAGTTATCCTTACGAACACCCGTACGGTCTGGAGGGCGGACAGAGCTTCCTGGAGAAACGGCTGCAG GTGAAGCAGAACCAACACGAGGAGCTGCAGAACGTCAGGAAACACATCCACTCCTGCTTCTCCAACATCGGCTGCTTCCTGCTGCCTCACCCCGGCCTCAGGGTGGCCACCAACCCGCACTTTGACGGGCGGCTGAGCG atatCGATGAGGACTTTAAGGAGCAGCTGGTGAAGCTCGTCCCCACGCTGCTCTCTCCAGAGAACCTGGTGGAGAAAGAGATCGGAGGAGAGAAAATCACCTGCAGAGACCTGCTGCAGTATTTCAAG GCGTACATGAAAATCTACCAGGGGGAGGAGCTTCCTCACCCAAAGTCCATGCTGcag GCAACAGCTGAAGCTAATAACCTTGCAGCTGTAGCAGGAGCCAAAGACTCGTACCACAGAAGTATGGAGCAG GTCTGCGGCGGAGACAAACCCTACATTTCCCCAGCGGAGCTGGAGCGACGCCACGCAGAGCTGCGGCAGGCGTCCGTGCGACATTTCCGCTCCGTTAAGAAGATGGGCGGCGAGGACTTCTGCCGGCGCTaccaggagcagctggaggCGGAGCTGGACGAGGCTTACGCCAACTTCAGCAAGCACAACGACGGCAAGAACATCTTCTACGCCGCGAGGACGCCCGCCACGCTGTTCGCCGTCATGTTCGTCATGTACGTGGCGTCAATGGTGACGGGCTTCGTGGGCATCAACACTGTGGCCACGCTGTGTAACCTGGTGATGGGCGTGGCTCTGACGGCGCTCTGCATCTGGGCTTACGCCAAATATTCCGGAGAGTTCCGCGAGGTGGGAGGAGCCATCGACCAGGTGGCTGAAACCCTCTGGGAACAG AGGACTCCACGAAAG GTTTTCTCCAAACTCTTCGAGGTGGCTCGGAGTCGAGTCCCGTTGGGGAGTCTGATCCCAGCGCCGCGGCCCCGGCTCGCCTCCAACAACAACGTCAAGAAGAAAAACTAG